In Gordonia iterans, the following proteins share a genomic window:
- a CDS encoding MaoC family dehydratase: MTTRISVGDTLPPLTIEATPTFVVASALATRDFQDVHHDRDLAQAKGSKDIFVNILTDTGLVERFVTDWAGPSARITSIKLRLGVPWYAYDTLTLTGEVVSAVETTTVQVTGTNSLGKHVVSTVSFTRDGKADR, encoded by the coding sequence GACGATCGAGGCGACGCCGACCTTCGTCGTCGCGAGCGCCCTGGCTACGCGCGACTTCCAGGACGTCCATCACGATCGCGATCTGGCGCAAGCGAAGGGTTCGAAGGACATCTTCGTCAACATCCTCACCGACACCGGGCTGGTGGAGCGGTTCGTCACCGACTGGGCCGGGCCGAGTGCGCGGATCACCTCGATCAAGCTCCGGCTCGGCGTTCCGTGGTACGCCTACGACACGCTGACCCTTACCGGTGAGGTGGTGTCGGCAGTCGAGACCACCACGGTCCAGGTCACCGGGACCAATTCGCTTGGCAAACATGTGGTCTCGACGGTCTCGTTCACCCGGGACGGGAAGGCGGATCGATGA
- a CDS encoding lipid-transfer protein yields MSERTLSHRAAIAGIGATEFSKDSGRSELRLAAEAVQAALADAGLTASDVDGLVTFTMDTNAEIAVARAVGIPELKYFSRIHYGGGAACSTVQQAAMAVATGVCDVVVAYRAFNERSGLRFGQVNSAVANQENSSGTDNAFSYPHGLSTPAAFVAMAAQRYMHEFGATSEDFGRIAVVDRKHAAVNPQAFFYGKPITLADHQASRFIAEPLHLLDCCQESDGGVAIVVVSPERARRLKQRPVSIAAAASGSGRDQFIMTSYYRDDLTGLEEMGLVGRQLWQQAGLSTDDVDVAILYDHFTPFTLMQLEELGFCGRGEAKDFVSEPGSLEVGGRLPLNTHGGQLGEAYIHGMNGIAEAVRQLRGDSVNQVDGASVALVTAGTGVPTSGLILTAET; encoded by the coding sequence ATGAGTGAGCGGACGCTGTCGCACCGGGCGGCGATCGCCGGGATCGGGGCCACCGAGTTCTCCAAGGACTCGGGGCGCAGCGAGCTGCGGCTGGCAGCCGAAGCCGTGCAGGCGGCGCTCGCCGATGCGGGCCTGACGGCGAGCGACGTCGACGGCCTGGTGACCTTCACCATGGACACCAACGCCGAGATCGCCGTCGCCCGGGCCGTGGGGATCCCGGAGCTGAAGTACTTCTCGCGCATCCACTACGGCGGCGGCGCGGCGTGTTCGACGGTCCAGCAGGCGGCGATGGCGGTGGCCACCGGAGTGTGCGACGTCGTGGTGGCCTACCGGGCCTTCAACGAGCGTTCGGGTCTCCGGTTCGGTCAGGTGAACTCGGCGGTGGCGAATCAGGAGAATTCGTCGGGCACCGACAACGCGTTCTCCTATCCGCACGGACTCTCGACGCCGGCCGCGTTCGTCGCGATGGCGGCACAGCGTTACATGCACGAGTTCGGCGCCACGAGCGAGGATTTCGGCCGGATCGCGGTGGTCGACCGCAAGCACGCCGCTGTGAACCCGCAGGCCTTCTTCTACGGCAAACCGATCACTCTCGCCGACCATCAGGCCAGCCGCTTCATCGCTGAGCCGTTGCACCTGCTCGATTGCTGTCAGGAGTCCGACGGCGGGGTGGCGATCGTCGTCGTCTCGCCGGAACGGGCACGCCGACTGAAGCAGCGGCCCGTCTCGATCGCAGCCGCCGCGTCGGGCAGTGGACGCGACCAGTTCATCATGACCAGCTACTACCGCGACGACCTCACCGGCCTGGAGGAGATGGGCCTGGTCGGGCGTCAGCTGTGGCAGCAGGCCGGATTGTCGACCGACGACGTCGACGTCGCCATCCTGTACGACCACTTCACCCCGTTCACACTGATGCAGTTGGAGGAGCTCGGCTTCTGCGGCCGCGGCGAGGCCAAGGACTTCGTGTCCGAGCCCGGTTCGCTGGAAGTGGGCGGCCGGCTGCCGCTGAACACGCACGGCGGGCAGCTCGGCGAGGCCTACATTCACGGGATGAACGGCATCGCCGAGGCGGTCCGGCAGTTGCGCGGCGACTCGGTGAACCAGGTGGACGGGGCATCCGTGGCACTGGTGACCGCGGGCACCGGGGTGCCGACCTCGGGTTTGATCCTCACCGCAGAGACCTGA
- a CDS encoding AMP-binding protein yields the protein MKFNLAGVFETVADAVPDRVMLTYEGENFTYAEMDAQTSAVAHLFAGHGIGRDDKVALYLKNSVEHVTALLGMLKIAAVPVNVNYRYTEAELEYIFSNSDSAAIIVELPEHQRRLAALLDALPELRKVFVIGEVTEELRAAIEGSSSVELVDFADWRQQPTERDFAERNGEEIYLIYTGGTTGYPKGVVWQHDDFFRKPISGGNPYGPARESYEELAREVKNFPSIAFLIAAPLMHGAASYSLFTFLSLGGRLILERDFDPEKIVGNIERDGTQTILIVGDAMGMPLVEEMERRAGEVDLSTLFMIASGGAIWSKSVRDRFHKIKPELVLRDNFGASESGNDGEIMMDENGNMKVPPTDRMMVVDERFHRITTPNEVGYIARVGNIPQGYYKDPEKTARTFPTMEDGTRISVLGDMGYVDEEGNIVFLGRGSQCINTGGEKVYAEEVEAALHGHPAVADALVVPIDDPKYGQRVAAVVQVAEGAVEPTLDELQEFCRGTLAGYKVPRTIVVVDEVRRTPAGKADYRWAKNAAGSVSA from the coding sequence ATGAAATTCAATCTGGCCGGAGTGTTCGAGACCGTCGCCGACGCGGTTCCCGATCGGGTCATGCTGACCTACGAGGGAGAGAACTTCACCTACGCCGAGATGGATGCGCAGACCAGTGCGGTCGCTCACCTCTTCGCCGGGCACGGGATCGGCCGCGACGACAAGGTCGCCCTGTACCTGAAGAACAGCGTCGAGCACGTGACGGCGCTCCTGGGCATGCTGAAGATCGCCGCGGTGCCGGTGAACGTGAACTACCGATACACCGAGGCCGAACTGGAGTACATCTTCTCGAACTCCGATTCGGCGGCGATCATCGTCGAGCTTCCCGAGCACCAGCGGCGGCTGGCAGCGCTGCTCGACGCCCTTCCGGAGTTGCGCAAGGTGTTCGTCATCGGCGAGGTGACCGAGGAGTTGCGGGCGGCGATTGAGGGGTCGTCGTCGGTGGAGCTCGTCGACTTCGCCGACTGGCGGCAGCAGCCGACCGAGCGCGACTTCGCCGAGCGCAACGGCGAAGAGATCTACCTGATCTACACCGGCGGCACCACAGGCTACCCGAAGGGCGTCGTCTGGCAGCACGACGACTTCTTCCGCAAGCCGATCTCCGGCGGCAATCCGTACGGTCCGGCACGCGAGAGCTATGAGGAACTTGCCCGCGAGGTGAAGAACTTCCCGTCGATCGCCTTCCTGATCGCGGCGCCGCTGATGCACGGCGCGGCGTCGTACTCGTTGTTCACGTTCCTCTCACTGGGCGGACGACTGATTCTGGAACGCGACTTCGACCCGGAGAAGATCGTCGGCAACATCGAGCGGGACGGCACGCAGACCATCCTGATCGTCGGCGATGCGATGGGCATGCCGTTGGTGGAGGAGATGGAGCGGCGGGCCGGGGAAGTTGATCTGTCGACCCTGTTCATGATCGCCTCGGGCGGAGCGATCTGGAGCAAGAGCGTGCGCGATCGCTTCCACAAGATCAAGCCCGAGCTGGTGCTGCGCGACAACTTCGGTGCCTCCGAATCCGGCAACGACGGCGAGATCATGATGGACGAGAACGGCAACATGAAGGTGCCGCCGACCGACCGGATGATGGTGGTGGACGAGAGGTTCCACCGCATCACCACCCCGAACGAGGTCGGATACATCGCGCGCGTCGGCAACATCCCGCAGGGCTACTACAAGGATCCGGAGAAGACGGCGCGCACCTTCCCGACCATGGAGGACGGGACGCGGATCTCCGTCCTCGGCGATATGGGATACGTCGACGAGGAGGGCAACATCGTGTTCCTCGGCCGCGGCAGCCAGTGCATCAACACCGGCGGCGAGAAGGTGTACGCCGAGGAGGTGGAGGCCGCACTCCACGGGCACCCGGCCGTCGCCGACGCCCTCGTCGTGCCGATCGACGACCCGAAGTACGGCCAGCGGGTGGCTGCGGTGGTGCAGGTCGCCGAGGGGGCCGTCGAACCGACGCTCGACGAACTGCAGGAATTCTGCCGAGGGACGCTCGCCGGCTACAAGGTGCCGCGCACCATCGTGGTGGTCGACGAGGTGCGACGCACCCCCGCAGGCAAGGCCGACTACCGGTGGGCCAAGAACGCCGCGGGTTCGGTCAGCGCGTAA